Within the Medicago truncatula cultivar Jemalong A17 chromosome 4, MtrunA17r5.0-ANR, whole genome shotgun sequence genome, the region TTAGTTAGACGCAATTGTGCTCGGTATAGTCTAGTtatattaaagtatattaaataAGACATGTAATGTTATTATGTAGTATTGTTTGTTAATCGATAAAGCATATTATATTACTCTATAgaaaaagtattttattgatATGTTGTTTAAATTAGCAATTGTTTTAAGGTGGCGTTctatattttatcttaatttgaGAACTCATTGAGATAGTAGTATTTCATTTTACTATATTCATTCTTTTTCAGgtataaatcattttgaagttATTCAGAGCCGGATCAGTATTCAGTGTCTATAGTTAGGACCTTCAGTTTAACATGATTTACTAATTTTGTAAAACTTCATTACTTCtattttaagtatttgtaaacgatttcaaacttctctaaatgtaccattttagttttttagtttttcagtTGTGGAATCTTTTATTAGAAACTTAGTTTTAAAAACTCCGGTCGTTGCAACAAAGAACATTTAGAGTGATTTTGCGAAAAAAGAATAAGTACTTTTGGTTTTGGAGAATGAAGTAAATAATTAgccttgattttatttttttgcaagcTAAGCATAATTAGTAGAATGTATTTCtgataatatgtattttttttccaaaatcttCAATGAACAATGTAAGTAGagaattaattaaatatcatgattttagaaaatatttggGGATCAGCTTCATATTAGATGCTTCAGATAAAAATGACACATCTGTATTACTAGATTACAATGTGAAGACACTGACTCAAAATATGGTTTGTCATACTGAAAGAGCCACTGCACTTTTATGTAGCAATTCTCACAGTATTAAGTCACGTAACTTGCTCATCAATCATCATCCCTTTACATTTTAACTGAAGACATTCAAATTTTACCATTACTTTTCAGTACCTTCCCACACTATATTAGGACACATATTTAAGCAACTTAAATATGCACACAGCTGAACTAATTTAATTGAGCTCATCGGATTTCTCATATGTACGTTTCGTCGTCATCATTTTCTGTTGTTCTTTCCCTTCTTGAAATCATGTTCATCAAGCTCTTTGTCGCTCGGCCAACTGCTCTTGAAGTCTTTCTTGCAGCTCCTACAACAACAGGTTGCAGAGATATTTCGAGCAAATTCGCTCGGTCTCTTCAATCATTGCTCGGATACTCAATCTGTGTATCTGGGATTTGGAATGATGCAGTCACCATTACCGTCGGATGAAGATCGAATAACTCACATTCAAAGTATGTGcttaaaatctcatttttcggAGGTTGAAATATAAGTCATGTGGTCTCTATCCAACTAGTCTAGTATCATGTTGTGGTGGCTAAATCATATTGatatattatgatttatgaCTGCAGTGATTCAATGGAGACTCCAATACTAGATATCTTTTTCTTGCTTAAGAAAAATAACTACTATGTAGTTCAATTTTTACCATTAAATGGATTGGCATTCACTCCTCTGTATACCGAcgtgaaaaataagaaaatgaatcCATTGGAGTGGCTAGACTCTAGAGATTAATGTTTGAATGGTATACATTTTCATCAGGATATCAGTCTAAAAATGACTATattaaacataaaagtaaacGTTAGAACATTGGAGTGAAGTTGGAAGGAAATTGAAAGATTAAACACTAAGTAGTAAGACTTTGAGTTAGTATGATgcgaattgaaaaaatagagagtGGGGTCCTACATATATTAGAACACACACTTTAGCAGTGTAACTGTTACCGCAATTTTAGTTAAACCAGTTACAAGACctttatataaatagaggactctACTTAGTTTCAAAATCACACTAAAGAGTTCTATTAAGTTGTTGAGAacactttctctcttctcccttcagtttgtgttaacgagctattcttctcttcatctcctcTTCAGTCCCTTAGAATTTGAGTGTTCTTAATATCATAGTCCTTTTAGGTAAAAAGTCTCTTCTAAATTAAAAATGGTCTTAGGAGCACAGTCTCCTCGATAATttatgtcccttcggaatccCTTTTTTGGTAtgataagaatgatcttaaaaatatatgtttgaagTTAAATGTTAGAATGGTGGTAGCAtcatatttgagtggttgaaataccacttaaaaatatacttccatatattatttaatgagAAATGTCAACATGTGTtgtaagggcacaagttaaggtTCCAAAGATAGAAATTAAGCATCGTAAATTGcaaatttatttatcataagattgaaatttaatatttctcaataaatatttgCTTTTTGTAGAAACCAACGGACACCACTTGTGTACCATTAGAGGTACAAGTTAGCATAACCCTTATTTAATTGATACCAATTAAGTTCCAACAAaaacaatccttcaaaaaatgaACCATCACTAATCAACAATTTTTGGTTaaacattatattatatttctatatattatttaattgatacCAATTGACTTCTAACAGAAAACATCCTTCAAAAGATGAAAACAGAACAatcactaattaaaaaaaaatggcaaaattacacaattagtcccttaacttaattttaggtaacacttttgtcctttattttatttttttgtaacgatttagtcctttatgttataaaatgacactattttatcatttttgtatgagattttttcaataaaatttgattttcttgaCTAGTATGATAAAGATTTGCGTTtgcctatgagtttgatgaattttttttagaatttttgattatttttttcataaaaaggataactatgttgttattttataacataaaggactaaattgttacaaaaaaaaaggacgaaaatgttacctaaaattaagttaagggactaattgtgtaattttgcctaaaaaaattctattaaaCATTATAGCAATCTTGTTTTTCATGAATGTCGTGTTCACAATCATTGATTTTGTCACCAAAAAAGGCCAAGTGTCCTTGAATATAACGTGGACGATGTCATATCCATATGAAGACTATTCCTTCGGGGAGATATTCTGGTATTCGGGATGGATTTGTTGTCGAGGAAAGGTGTACCGCCACTTGCCATAACGGATGAAGAGGCAATGCGAGCATGCGCATGACATTCCCAAACATCCATCATTGTACGTTGTTAGTGTTTCAACTATAGTGATGAACAAAATAGCAAGTGTACTATATAGTCGTTAATGAGTAAAATTTATAATGTTCGAAGTTTGTATCCTCAGGGATTGTGTTACTTCAACATAActaatgagatgatgattagATTTTAAGTAACTAGTTGGTGGGTTTTGCACTTAGCAAAAtgattgattgttttatttgagagagagacagagagagagagacaaaaCTGAGACGTTGAGAGAAGCACATTTCAAGTAATAAGTCAACATCATCAGACAAACTCAGGTGTGTTTTTAGTTTAGCAAATTGAAATGACAAATGCATTAATAATAGTAAGTCATGTGGTTTTTAAGTTTCTCTTAAtattttctgtaaaaaaaaaaaacactgtgCATAGAACAATAGACATTGATTATAGTTATAACTTCATGGGTAGATAATATATTTAACAAAACCTGAAAGGTGgtaacaaattttcataaacaagTTGGCATCTAATTAGTTGGTTTAAGTTTAGAGAATTTAGTAAGTGGGAGAGGGATCATTTCATATGAGGAAGGGGCCGGGTTAAATTGTGTTGCATTATATTTTAATGATGAGAATACATGAgaaatttttcttatttatactAATTAATCCTAGAGGCCAAAGTACAATTTAAACAGTAGCATTAATTATTGCATCAATGGAAACATAATCTTGTAGAAATTGAAAATGCCAAACATAGTGGCTTGCATGACTTAAAGTCCATAATTAGGTGGTGGTAATAGAGAAACCAGCATACTATTGGGTGGTGGCAATGGAGAGACTTCAATATTGAATTCAATCTGTATCACTCCATAGCTGCTTTGAATATGATTTCAGATGCTTTCTCAATGTAGAACTTCAATTTATGTTCATCTATGAaccccttttgggttttcatgGCGATTCTTAATATTTTCTCGTAGCTAATAATTGTAATTGTTAAATCCTGCAACCACACACAAGAGGTAATTAAAGCCTGCTTTGAGCTCATATTCATGAGATCTTGTCTTATCCAACCAAAGTGGATATGGAAATGTATTATGTATGGTGCGGGATTTcgtcattttataattttttttgtggtgtctggGATTCGAACTTCAGaccatacatatattatacattgtttttACCAACCGAACTAAATTGTGTTGAAAAATACATTTATCTGTTCATTACTTTTTATCTTCTACAACTTacacacaaaaattaaagaatattGAACAATTTATTGTTAATACCCATTTCAGAATAaataaccatatatatatatatatggggcgTATCACATGAGAATGACAATTATATGTGAGAATGATAAGAATGAATATGagccattagattaaaataCATGGCTGAGATTAAAACCCCCAAATTAATCCCTATGAgctagctcagttggtagggatattgcatattatatgcaggggtcggggttcaaaccccggacaccccacttctccacaattaaattgtgtgagctctaaccactaggctacttgaccaaaaaaaaaaacccaaattaaACATGTTCACACGCTGACTAATTCTCACTCACTTTCTCACGTGCTCCAATTCTCTGGTTTTGTTCTTCCTTCAAACGCTGCTTCTTTTTCCCCGACCTTAAACCATCTCTTCCGTCAGCCCAGACCTTCAACCACCAGTTTGTGGCGCTCCCAACAGTTCCAACGTAAAGGGTCTCTATCGCCATCACTGTCGTCGCCTTCCACCACTACCAGCTTCGACACATGGTGAGTATCATTTTTACCAAAGATTTTTCATCTGGTAGCTTATTCAATGTTGATTTGTTGAGATTGTATTCAATGAAGATGGATTTGTTGTAGAGACGGTTGTAAAGGAAAATGGAAGAAGATTCACCGTAAAAGTTGTAGAACAAAAGAAAGGAAGGACGGTGGAATTTGGGGAGACAGGGAAAGAGAAGAAGCAGCGTGTGAACATGTTTAATTTGGGGGTTTTAATCTCAGCCATGtattttaatctaatggctCCTATTTATTCTTATCATTCTCACATATAATTGtcattctcatgtgatatgTCCCATATATATATGACATATCATATGAGAATGGACTTCTTAtatgagaatgatgagaataaatctcaaccattagattaaaatggttggatgagaTTAAGAGATTctttttaaacaacaaatgtGGATGGaattattctatcatttgtCAACACTCAAATGATTATATGTAATTCGATCTCCTAAGTGTTATCTCTCTCTCTTGGATCCGTTGACGCCAGGTGTAAGTCTATCTGAACTATTATAACTATTTAATCCAAAGGCTAATAATATCCGAACAAAAATAAATCACGTGGTTAACATTAAGTGAAAGCatgctattttttctttctttctttttttgattgcTCAATGGTTCCTTCTCCGGCTACTGATTTCGCCTCCCAATTTGTCGTCCCTTTAACACAATTCTTGGTATGTTTTTGTGAATGATAACAATTTATTGTTAAACCTAAATTGTTTcaagatttaattaaaaatcatgGTGCAATTTTGTGTACCTTAATGGCAAAATATTGAAATCATTATCCTCCCAAAGAATTGGCCACTCAATAAACCCAATTATAAGCAttgaaatcttaaaaaaaaaaaaaaaaaacattgagatCTTGCATCTAATAATGGCAGTAGATGATGGTGGTGCCGCTTCATCAAAACTTGTATAGTGGAATTCATAGGAAAAACTAGGGAAAGAATCGTTTGATATATTAATCAGTTAAGTTTGTTAATTTGGAAAATTCTATGTAGTTACGATTTCATATGAGACGAGGAACCTTGTGTGTGTTGTTGTTTGCGTGTTCGCGACATCACATTCAAGAAAGAATGATAGCACTCATGTggaattcataaaaattagatCATATGTTGCTTACTTATGAAATATTTCTAACCACAAGATTCATCTAATTAAACGGATGAGACTTACACCTTATATCAACGGATCCTCACTCATATGTGTATGTGTGATGTGTAGTGGGAAGCCAAACACATATATCATTCAAAAACTATTATTATCAAGAAAATGTTGaggcaaaaacaaaataaaatagaaaatatgagtaaagagaagaaaattagGTGTATGATTTGTTTAACGgtgaatttaattgaatcatagcatgatattatcatttttacaaaagttgttgttgtttttatattattaccAAAAATGATAATGGATGTGCACAAGTATACATAGTATTCAACTCTTTCTATTTGATAAAACTAATATTTATGTCATTCTCACATTCGTATGAATATCTGTTAGACGAGTATTGATGGGTATTAAGGTATTTACAAATATTTGTAAATATCTAACAtgattttttaatacaaaaaatgcatcattataaaataattgaaattttgtagaatttattccttgaattttattattaataattgtggtactaatgatcattttacaacTATTTAATTTTGGACAATGTCTCTTAAAGTTACAAACAAAGTTAAGCTTTTACCACTGAGCTGACACATCTTAGACTTATTCATTCTATTTTGATGAGACAAAAATATTATACCACACACTTTCACTTGGACAATAAAttactaatcaaacaaaaatcattaattaggAAATTCcgttatattatatttcatgacaagaagatttttatttaatttacacGATTATTGTATAATTTTACTAATTCGATAACGGGTATGTATTTTTGCGAGTCCATAtacttaaaaaatgtttattttattctatatgtGCTAATAATTTTACTAAATCTAGTTAATTTCATATGTATGTGCATCTATTAATTTAAGTGTACTTaaaatatggtttattttatgaCCATTACTTTTTTCACCCTACCTACTTCTCGCATGCCctatatttttaccaaaatgCCCATGGGGTTTTAGATTCTATAATTCGAACACAATTCAAATGTGTTCAGATTATAGAATCTGAAATACACTTAAATATAAGCGGTAATCATAATCTCTCCCATTTTAGCAGttgtgaattttgtttttaaaaacaacaaaaaaccaaagtaaaaatgataaaatttgtcaaataaaataaatataaaaataccaccaaaaaaataaaaataaaaaatcaaataaagctaatgcaatttgtttgaattttttttgagaatataaaaaaaaatgggtctaaacaatgaaattttgaattttgagcaagtttcggagcaatccgaGCAGATAGTTTGAAAATTGGTTTTTCAACTAAAACACGACGGGAACAACTAACAATGACTTGAAACACAAGGAGGAGGATTAAGATGATTAGTATGATTCATAAATTGGTTATATATGTTACAAACATGCTCAGTCTTTGTGCTGATACAATTTAGATTATATAGTTCAAATAGTTTTCCCCTAAGGTGGTTAGGAGGTGTTTGTATTTTATAATCAGAATAAACAAGgaacgcgccctattttttttggtgtttagATTGTATAATTCgaattgatgaaaaattcatctttttcacTCCAAAACACGGAGAAAACTCATTTCAAATTATAGAATTCAAAAATCCAATggcattttctttaaaaaaaataaaaaatagggtgcAGGAAAAGGTCATAGGATGGAAAAGTTAATAGTCTTATtttagggaacttctacggtacactcgtaaattgaggtgtaccgatactcttgcttcataaatctataaactaacgatcaattttatgaaataaatagttatttgtcggcatttatattttagaaaatatgatttcagaagaaaaacgcatcgttcattgtttataagaatcatagtattttttttacatattatcgtataaaataatcaaatttctcATAGAATCTGCCCTTATTTTATTAtaggttaaaatatggttttggtccctgcaaatatgcctcgttttggttttagtccctgcaaaaaaattttgttgtttttggtccctgcaaatatgtctcattttggttttggtccctggcttcacttttgtgataatttgcacacgtgtcacatgatgacttaaccatttattagagaaatagtccctgcaaaatcttttgattttgaaaaaggtccctgcaaaatattttgtttttggaaatagtccctgcagggactatttccaaaaacaaaatattttgcagggaccaaaaacaacaaaatttttttgcagggactaaaaccaaaacgaggcatatttgcagggaccaaaaccatattttagcctttattatatttgtttgtatCCATTAAGATATTCCTTCTATACCAGTCTATGGTGAATTTTATTTGTGGATACTATGCATACATGATTTTGATCATCATTAATCATATGTCTAAACCGGACAACGTCGGATTAAAAACACTAGTGTTATTAAATCCACTCTCGTCAATTcaaatatgaaaaaacaaaatacatgcATACCTCAGGTCCACCTGTCGCGGTGAAATACAATCCATATACTGGATGATTTGCCAAAGTCATCTTCTCTACCGGTCCTACGAGGTTAGACATTAGAACACTTGAGTTCCCAATTGTGTTGTAGATTATTTTAGCTACTGCCTGAAACACAAACCCAATAAAATAGAGAACATTAATAAATCAAAGAGGCTCCAAACTAAGAAGAATAATGGTgttaaaatttcatgttttatcTTTCTACTCGTAGACTCTTTGctttcaaaattattaatttatgaatgaaaatattaatgtgGGACACACCTCAGGTCCTCTTAATCTCATCTCCAAATCCATGAGCATAGCTACAAGATAAACACTGAAAGAACGTCTCTTCCTCTTGATTAGTTCACGGGAATTCCAAACAAACTCAAGAGGATTGGAGATTACTGATTGACTTACTTTAGGTATTGGTATTTGtaagaaagaaatttgatttccCCAAAGACCTTTGCACTCTGGTTTTTGCATTTCTGTCAATGATTGGTAACCTCCAATATTTCTTGTGTTGAGCATTACCACTGCTGTGGAATTTGctctttttgttttctcattCATCTCTTTCATGTAAAGCCTAATACCATAGAAGACCATTCCACAAACCACATCGTTTATAGTCTGCACCGTTTATACATTCATGCCAATTAGTTAATCAAACTTAATccaatgatttaattttttgtataataaTCCAATGATATGATTACgtgttaaatatatttaatttattttcataattgacaaaacttgatttgtaaccaaaaaaaaaaaacttgattatGTCAGCAAGTTTTGATTATCAAATGTTTTCCACCACTTTTTGTCCCTGTTTTTAATTCAACTCATGTGTAAGGACTATTCTTCGAAGACAAGCAAAATGTAGGGAGAAaagaacatatttaatcctaaaaTAATCGGGATTCCACTAGCCGTCACATCAACATTCCGTTAGATAATTAACAACAGAGACTAATTTTAATAACGGAGATAAAATAtgaggattttaaaaatatttaatgaaatgtaagAACTGTTCTTCAAAGgtaggactaaaaacatatttaacccaaaaaatttagattatattttttgttatatttttggtgtcattgaaaaagataatcatgattagtttggtctattataacttgaaagcaataaacatttatatttttagctttaatcaaaatcaaaatttcataaaaaaacaatgttcataattttcaaacgttaatgcaataaaaagagtaaaaaataaaaataatcttaccactttgagttttgtttttatttctttgatttGATCAAGTGATAGTGATATGGTTGACAAGGTAACAGGATGAGATTCATTTCCTTCATATCCTGACCTTATAGGTGTTTTGTCATCTTCAATCATTGTTGTCTTCAATATGCTTGATCCAAAATCTGATATGGAGCTAAAAAAGGATGAGATATCTATACATAACTTCTTAAACAAACTTTTCTTTGCATATTTTGAATCTAATTGTGGtctttttgaaggaaaagaTAGAGGAAGAGAAGGATCATCAGCTCTTTGAAGACAAGAAAGAAGAGCACCCATGAGAGAGTAACCATCACCAAGTCCATGATGAAGTTTGAATATTATGGTGCAAGCAGCATTGGTTGTTGGATAATTGATAACATGAATTTCCCAAAGTGgtttatcttgtggtgtttttTTAGCTAGAATACTTGTTACATAGTCACTAAGATAATTGTCATATAATTCACATGATGATGAATTTATGGTTTCAGGAAATATGGGAATCTTTAAGTGTTCTTCAGGCTTCACTTCGACCTTTTGCCATCTCATCTCACCCTCTTTGTCTTTTACCTGtgcaaattaattaatagtatcaaaataaaaataattagtgATAATAAAAGGtcaattttgattattgaaGAAGACTAGATTCGATAGAAATTGACTAGCCTTAATATGcgttatattaattaaaatttggtaGGTAACATGTAAGTAATATTAATACAGAAGAGATATAGAATGTAACCATAATTGAGGAGAAGCGTGGGTTGATAGGGATGAAGACATCTTTGAGCAAAGGTATAGCTAATGAATTATCAAATGGAATAGCTAATTCCAAAAAGGCAAAAACATATGAACATATCACAGAGCTGTTGAAGTATTGACCATGAGGACTCACTGGCTCTTGAACTTCTTCATTGAATTTGTCCATTATGGTGTGGTGTGTATGCTGCAtgcaagagagagagagagatttgatGTAGGACTTCAGTTAGACACTTTGCTACATAAAGCATAAGGTGGCACCATAATTTATACAAGTATGGTACCTGAACAACCTTTCTTTAGGTAATCTATGGGACAACCAAATATattaaatagagagaaaataagaatacaatgataatattatatcatgttcattatatttagtttttatgTAGGGTTATGCTAACCAATGTCTGAGACACgagttaagaaaattaaaaaagtaaatttaaagtattttttttttattttttttttaagttgttaataCATTGACTATACGACGTTCAATACAAAATACTACTATATTTGACTTCCTCGAATACAttagttagcattttccttttattattatggCTTAATAgaagttttggccccctatgttttaagaagttgcgattttggtcccctaactaagtaaactacaaaaccgccccttaagtattgacttttttgcagttttggccctctggccaattttgaccaagtcaatgcaCACATGGACGTCAcgtgtgtatttatttattttttaaaaaattttaatatatattttttaattaaaaaaatatattttttaaattttttaataattataaaataaatacacacGTGGCGTCCACGTCAactttgacttggtcaaaattgacctgaggggccaaaactgcaaaaaaaaagtcaatacttagatgacggttttgtagtttatttagttagggagccaaaatcgcaacttcttaaaaCTTAGGGAGCCAAAACTACTATTAAGCCTATTATTATCTACTATGCCAAAATATACTCATCTCTACCTTCAAGTACAACCACCAACCATCAACCTTCATCTTTCTCCTCTATCTCTAACTCCCAGGCCCAGCAAATATATAATGGCTCACAAACCACAAAACACACCATGCATCATCAACGTAACGTGACCCTCCAACGTCCAACCACAACAACTACGAGATCGCacctttaaatttttattttgaaaacaatgCTAGTCAGATCTGTCACATCATCCCGGTCTCTAAAGAGACCCTTCAATTTCAATAAGTTTTTCTCCATAAATGCATCAATACAATTCTATTGTTGTTCCACACCATATTTGCAAATACCAACAATTGAACATCAAATCCACTAAGCAAAGTACCCAGTCTTCAATCTTAACCCTTGAATTACACCTATTATCCTATGTTTTATCTATCTTGAATCCCCTCAAATGTATATCCTGCACCATACACTGCACCACTAGCCCAAA harbors:
- the LOC25494444 gene encoding O-acyltransferase WSD1, encoding MQHTHHTIMDKFNEEVQEPVSPHGQYFNSSVICSYVFAFLELAIPFDNSLAIPLLKDVFIPINPRFSSIMVKDKEGEMRWQKVEVKPEEHLKIPIFPETINSSSCELYDNYLSDYVTSILAKKTPQDKPLWEIHVINYPTTNAACTIIFKLHHGLGDGYSLMGALLSCLQRADDPSLPLSFPSKRPQLDSKYAKKSLFKKLCIDISSFFSSISDFGSSILKTTMIEDDKTPIRSGYEGNESHPVTLSTISLSLDQIKEIKTKLKVTINDVVCGMVFYGIRLYMKEMNEKTKRANSTAVVMLNTRNIGGYQSLTEMQKPECKGLWGNQISFLQIPIPKVSQSVISNPLEFVWNSRELIKRKRRSFSVYLVAMLMDLEMRLRGPEAVAKIIYNTIGNSSVLMSNLVGPVEKMTLANHPVYGLYFTATGGPEDLTITIISYEKILRIAMKTQKGFIDEHKLKFYIEKASEIIFKAAME